A window of Salvelinus namaycush isolate Seneca unplaced genomic scaffold, SaNama_1.0 Scaffold208, whole genome shotgun sequence contains these coding sequences:
- the LOC120038071 gene encoding transcription factor Sox-8-like, producing MLKMTAEHDKSISDPPCSPAGTTSSMSQDDSDSDAPSSPTGSDGHGSLLAGIGKKLDGEDDDRFPACIRDAVSQVLKGYDWSLVPMPVRGNGSLKNKPHVKRPMNAFMVWAQAARRKLADQYPHLHNAELSKTLGKLWRLLSENEKRPFVEEAERLRVQHKKDHPDYKYQPRRRKSVKPGQSDSDSGAELGNHMYKAEPGLLAGLADGHHHPEHAGQPHGPPTPPTTPKTDLHHGGKQDMKHEGRRLLDSGRQNIDFSNVDISELSTDVISNMEAFDVHEFDQYLPLNGHASTAGAGVDHHGHHGPNPASGAGSYTSYSHATANGAVWSRKSATMSASSSTSSEAVPQHRAHIKTEQLSPSHYSGDSHSHSSPSHSDYSHSYTAQTCVTSSAAAASFSSSQCDYTDLQSSNYYNPYSGYPSSLYQYPYFHSSRRAYHGSPILNSLSIPPTHSPPTSNWDQPVYTTLSRP from the exons ATGTTAAAAATGACCGCAGAGCATGACAAGTCCATCAGCGACCCACCGTGTAGCCCGGCGGGGACTACGAGCTCCATGTCGCAGGATGATTCCGACTCGGATGCGCCCTCGTCGCCAACGGGATCAGATGGACACGGATCACTCCTCGCTGGTATAGGAAAGAAACTGGACGGCGAGGATGATGACCGATTCCCAGCCTGCATACGTGACGCGGTGTCGCAGGTTCTCAAGGGATACGACTGGTCCCTCGTCCCCATGCCCGTTCGAGGAAATGGCTCGCTGAAAAATAAACCCCATGTCAAAAGACCGATGAACGCGTTCATGGTGTGGGCGCAAGCGGCGCGCAGAAAGCTCGCGGACCAATACCCTCATCTGCACAATGCCGAACTGAGCAAGACTTTGGGGAAACTATGGCG CTTACTCTCAGAGAATGAGAAGCGGCCATTTGTGGAGGAAGCGGAGAGACTTCGGGTGCAGCACAAAAAAGACCATCCCGACTACAAGTACCAGCCTCGGCGTCGGAAGAGTGTGAAACCTGGGCAGAGTGACTCCGACTCTGGTGCAGAGCTGGGGAATCACATGTACAAGGCTGAACCAGGATTGTTGGCAGGCCTAGCCGATGGACACCACCACCCTGAACATGCAG GCCAACCCCACGGTCCACccacaccccccaccacccccaaaACGGACCTGCACCACGGGGGCAAACAGGACATGAAGCACGAGGGACGGCGCCTGCTGGACAGCGGCCGACAGAACATCGATTTCAGCAACGTGGACATCTCCGAGCTCAGCACCGACGTCATCAGCAACATGGAGGCCTTCGACGTGCATGAGTTTGACCAGTATCTACCGCTCAACGGCCATGCCTCCACCGCTGGTGCAGGCGTGGACCACCACGGCCACCATGGACCAAACCCTGCATCTGGTGCCGGCTCGTATACATCATACAGCCACGCCACAGCGAACGGTGCCGTTTGGAGCCGCAAGAGTGCCACCATGTCTGCTTCTTCCTCAACTTCTAGTGAGGCGGTCCCACAGCACCGGGCCCACATCAAGACGGAGCAGCTGAGCCCCAGCCACTACAGCGGCGACAGTCACTCTCACAGCTCCCCCTCCCACTCAGATTACTCCCACTCCTACACAGCCCAGACCTGCGTGACGTCATCCGCAGCTGCAGCTTCCTTCTCCAGTTCTCAGTGTGACTATACAGACCTCCAGAGCTCCAACTATTACAACCCCTACTCAGGCTACCCTTCCAGCCTGTACCAGTACCCTTACTTTCACTCCTCCAGAAGGGCGTACCACGGGAGCCCCATCCTCAACAGTTTGTCCATTCCCCCCACCCACAGTCCCCCCACCTCCAACTGGGACCAGCCGGTGTACACCACCCTATCCAGACCGTAG